TTTGGCGCTGTACTCTTTGGTGAGTTAAGAAATGCCGTTTTTGCTTCAGTAGCCCAAAGTGCCATCAAGAGGGTAGCTTACAATACGTTTATTCATCTCTTGAATATAGACCTACAATTCCATTTGTCCAGACAGACAGGTGGCTTGACCAGAGCTATAGATCGAGGTACTAAAGGTATCAGTTATGTATTGAGTGCTTTAGTTTTCCACATCGTGCCAATAACTTTTGAGATTTCTGTTGTCTGTGGGATTTTGACTTATAATTATGGATTATCATTTGCTGCTGTGACTTTGGCTACGATGATGGCTTACTCTTTCTTCACTATCAAGACCACTTCGTGGAGAACCGGATTTAGAAGACAAGCCAACAATGCCGATAACCAAGCAGCTTCTGTAGCCTTAGACtcgttgatcaactatGAGTCTGTCAAATACTTTAACAACGAACTCTATCAGGCCAGCAAATACGACTCAGCTTTAACAAAGTATCAGAATGCTTCCATCAAAGTAGCCACATCATTGGCGTTCTTAAACGCTGGCCAGAACTTAATCTTTACGAGTGCCTTGACGGCCATGATGTATATGGGATGCCAAGGTGTAGCCACTGGAGCTCTTAGTGTTGGAGATTTAGTCTTGATCAATCAGTTAGTTTTCCAGTTGAGTGTACCATTGAACTTTTTGGGTTCAGTGTATCGTGAATTGAAACAGTCGTTGCTAGATATGGAAAACTTGTTCCAATTACAGAACTAtgatatcaagatcaaagatGCTCCTAACGCCAAACCATTGCTTTTAAATGCTCAGGGAGTTCCTGGTGAaatcaagtttgaaaatgTCTCATTTGGATACCATCCAGAGAGACctatcttgaagaatgcaACGTTTACTATCCCGGCCGGCCAGAAGGTTGCAATTGTAGGACCCTCTGGTAGTGGTAAATCGACGATTTTGCGTCTTGTATTCAGATTCTatgatgttgatgaaggCAGAATCTTGATAGACGGTCAAGATATCAGCAAGATAACTGTCGAGTCGTTGAGAAAGTCCTTGGGTATTGTACCCCAGGAGACTCCCTTGTTCAACGATACaatcttggagaatatcCGGTACGGTAGATTGGATGCTACGGACGAGGAAATCGAAGAGATGATTGAAAAGGTTCAATTGAcgaacttgatcaaggatTTACCAGATGGTGTCAACACTATTGTTGGTGAAAGAGGGATGATGATTTCCGGAGGTGAGAAGCAGCGTCTTGCCATTGCCAGATTGCTTTTGAAGCGAGCTCCTATCACTTTCTTTGATGAAGCTACATCTGCTTTGGATACCCATACCGAGCAGTCGTTGTTGAGGACCATCCGTACAGTCTTCCGTACAAAAAAGAATACCAATGTGTCAATTGCCCATAGATTGAGAACCATTGCTGATGCTGACAAGATTATAGTGTTGAACAAGGGTTCGGTGCAAGAAGAGGGCACACACTACGGTTTATTGGCCGACCAGCATTCGCTTTACGGTCAATTGTGGAACATCCAAGAGAACCTCGACCTTGAGAAGCACTTGAAAGATGATCCAGAAGAGGTCcagaagttggacaagttggagaaagagttggagaaggAGGAGCTCACTAAGCAGACATAGACGTGTACATATTAACATTTAGTGCGTTCTTCATAGACTAAAGATTATGAACTAAATAGCATGAAGTTGACCTAGCTGTGAAGTAAGTTCAAGTTTTACCATTAAGCAAAACTTCTATGTAGCAACATAAAGATTATTAAAGTGAGACAACTATGAGAGAACTCAAAAGTGAACTCCACTGGTCAATCCGTTATCTCCAGATAAAGAAACTATTTCCTCGAGAATCAATTTAGGAACAAAGGGGGGTACAGATGGGAAAGGATTATTGAGCTGGTTACAGTCGGAAGAGAACCCTTTTAATTGGCTACAAAATAATGGATTTATCGCTCTCGTAATTGAGTATAACGAGCAATTTTCCCAAAATGGCAGGCAAATAAAGTATTATATGCCCTTCAaatgtcattttcattcGGTGCGTCTTGCCTTACATGAAATCGTGAAACTCACATTACCCCCTAGTTCGTAACTGACAAATCGTACCATATTTGCATCTAATCCAAAGTATTTCTTATCTAAGCTGGACGCGCCGGCATACTGGGTCTGGAGTGCACAGCACAGGAATGGTGAACTCAATTGCCGATGGGGTTTGCTCGGGATATAATAGCAGAGAGCTAGAGTCActtttcttgacttcatcCACAGTTTCCTCTTGTAGATCAGTTTTAAAATCCTTTCTGAATTCATTCAAATTTCCGAGAATGTGCAAACCTATCGATTGTCCTACCTGCCGTACGTACTATCTTGAACGTTGAGTTATAAGATTTGTTCATCCAGACTAAATAGCTAAGATCATGACCAATGCTGATCATCG
This Scheffersomyces stipitis CBS 6054 chromosome 3, complete sequence DNA region includes the following protein-coding sequences:
- the ATM1 gene encoding mitochondrial ABC transporter (transporter of the inner mitochondrial membrane oriented with a probable ATP-binding site in the matrix, so that it could function to export substrates from the matrix to the cytoplasm~go_component membrane; integral to membrane~go_function ATP binding~go_process transport), translating into MLKSLVATIWPKNKPSFKIRVVIALTLLIGSKLLNVQVPFFFKSIIDEMNVEWSEHLGTVGTVIGSLILAYGGARFGAVLFGELRNAVFASVAQSAIKRVAYNTFIHLLNIDLQFHLSRQTGGLTRAIDRGTKGISYVLSALVFHIVPITFEISVVCGILTYNYGLSFAAVTLATMMAYSFFTIKTTSWRTGFRRQANNADNQAASVALDSLINYESVKYFNNELYQASKYDSALTKYQNASIKVATSLAFLNAGQNLIFTSALTAMMYMGCQGVATGALSVGDLVLINQLVFQLSVPLNFLGSVYRELKQSLLDMENLFQLQNYDIKIKDAPNAKPLLLNAQGVPGEIKFENVSFGYHPERPILKNATFTIPAGQKVAIVGPSGSGKSTILRLVFRFYDVDEGRILIDGQDISKITVESLRKSLGIVPQETPLFNDTILENIRYGRLDATDEEIEEMIEKVQLTNLIKDLPDGVNTIVGERGMMISGGEKQRLAIARLLLKRAPITFFDEATSALDTHTEQSLLRTIRTVFRTKKNTNVSIAHRLRTIADADKIIVLNKGSVQEEGTHYGLLADQHSLYGQLWNIQENLDLEKHLKDDPEEVQKLDKLEKELEKEELTKQT